The following is a genomic window from Hymenobacter monticola.
GTGCGGCAACGGGTGCGGGGCCAGTGGCAGTCTGCCGATACGCTGCAGGCCCTGGCCCGCGTGCGGGTGCATGGCAAGGTGCTGAACGGCGGCGCGTTGAGCACAAACTTCACGGGCCAGGCGCAGGTCACCATTTACGACAAGCCTGGCACGGTGATGACCCTGGGCGACGAAATCAACGGTCCGTATGGTGCGGCCGACGGACCAAAGCCGATAGTGGTGCAGGAAAGCGTGATTTACGGCGGCCTGGCCAACGTGGTGAACGGCGAGTTCAACCTGACGTTTGTGGTGCCGAAAGACATCAACTACAACGTGGGCCTTGGCAAGGCCAGCCTCTACGCCTACGACCCCGCGCGCCGCACCGATGCCCATGGTTACCAGCTGAAACTGGTGGGCGGCGCCGATAGCAGCGCGCCCGCCGACGATACCCCGCCGGAAATCCGGCTCTTCATGGACGATGAGTCCTTTGCCTTCGGCGGTCTGACGGCGCCCAACACCACGCTGCTGGCCTTTCTCACCGACGACAACGGCATCAACACCACGGGCGCCGGCATTGGCCACGACATCACGGCCACCATCGACAACGACGTGAACAAGCAGCTGGTGCTGAATGAGAGCTATGTGTCGAGCCTAGGCGACTTCCGTTCGGGCAAAGTCACCAATCTGTTCAGGGGACTGGCCACCGGGCCGCACTCGCTGCGCCTCAAGGCCTGGGATACGTACAACAACTCGGCCGAGAAAGAAATCCAGTTTGTGGTGGCCACCAACGAGAAGCTGGCCCTCGACCACGTACTGAACTACCCCAATCCGTTTGCCAACGGCACCACGTTTATGTTCGACCACAACCAGGCGGGCGCCGAAGGGGGAATGCTTGACGTGCAAGTGCAGATTTTCACGGTGGCCGGCCGGCTGGTGCGCACGCTCACGGCGTCGGTGCCCAGCACCAAAGCGCACCAGGACGGCATTAGCTGGAACGGCCGCGACGATTTCGACGACCAACTGGCCCGTGGCGTGTACGTTTACCGCCTCAGCGTGCGTTCGGCTACTAACGGTACGGCGTCGAAATTTGAAAAGCTCGTCATCCTCAATTAATATAATCCGCTTTTATTTGCGCCCGGGCCGCGCATGGCCTTTTCTCCCACCAGTATGCAGTCACTCGTTTCCCGTTCGCGCATGGCGCTGGTTGCCGGCTTGCTGGCTTCGGCCGGCACGGCCCACGCCCAGCTCGACCCCCACGCCATCACCACGGCCGTGCCCATTCTCACCCTCAGCCCCGACGCCCGCGCCTCGGGCATGGGCGAGGCCGGCGTGGCCACTTCGCCCGATGCCAACTCGGCCTACTTCAACCCGGGCAAGCTGGGCTTTCAAAAGTATAAGTACGGGGCGTCGCTGTCGTACTCGCCCTGGCTGCGCAACATCACCGACGATATGAGCTTGTCGTACCTCTCGGGCTACGGCAAGGTGGGCCAGCGCTCGGCCTTCGGGGCCTCGCTGATGTACTTCGACCTGGGCAACATCGACTACCGCGACGGCCAGAACCTGCCCAACGGCAACTTCAACCCCAAAGAGTACGCCCTGACGGTGTCGTACGGCCTGCAGCTGACCGACAACTTTGGGGTGGGCGCATCGGCGCGCTACATCCGCTCCAACCTTATCGGGGCCATTGGCAGCAGCGATGCCAAGCCGGGGCAATCGGTGGCCGTGGACCTGGGCGCTTACTATGCCAAGGACGTGACCATTGGCTCGGGCCTGTACAATCTGGCCTTCGGGGGCACGATTTCGAACATCGGCAACAAGATGACTTACTCGGACCCCCAGAATCCGAGCTTTCTGCCCACGCAACTGAAGCTGGGCACGGCCATCACGCGCGAAATCGACCAGTACAATAAGATTACGCTGGCTTTTGATGCGACCAAGCTGCTGGTGCCGTCGCCATACTACGAAGACGGCGTGAGCCGGAACGACCCGCGCATCAAGGCTATCAATGCGGAGCGCAACAACCAGGCAATCATCGGGGCGCTGTTCTCATCGTTTAGCGACGCTCGGGGCGGCTTTAAGGAAGAGCTGCGCGAAATCAACCTCTCGACCGGCCTCGAATACAACTACAACGACCTGCTGTATGCGCGCGGCGGCTACTTTTATGAAGCGCCCGACAAAGGCGACCGCCAATACCTGAGCCTGGGCCTGGGCGTGCGCTACCAGGTATTTGGCATAGATGGTACCTACCTGGTGCCCACCGGCAACAACTCGCAAAACAACCCCCTGGCCCAAACCATTCGGGTGTCGTTGCACTTCAACCTCAATAAGCTGGCTGAGGCCTTCGACGAAAACGGCGCTGGCGGCACCAGCGGCGACGCTCCGTCCAACTAAACTTCTGGGGTGGCCAACCACTTTTAAACGTCATGCTGGGGCTCTGCTCAGCATGACGTTTTGCTTTTACATCTATAATTTTTTGAAAACCAGAATGCTTGACCGTACCATAGCGCCTCCCGTTCAACCCCTGGCCCGTGTGACGCTGCCCGCGGCCGATGTGTTGCCGTTGCCCAACGGCGCCCGCCTGCATGTGCTGGCCAACGACGCCCAGCCCGTGGTGCGCCTGCAGGCCGTGTTCCGGGCCGGTAAGCTGGCCGAGCCCAAACCGGGCCTGGCCACTCTCACGGCCCGCATGCTGCTGGAGGGCACCCGCACCCGCACCGCCCGCCAGATTGCCGACGAAGTGGCCTTCTACGGCGCTTCACTGGAGTGCGACGCGGGTTTCGACCGCGCCACGCTCACGCTGTATTGCCTCACCCGCCACCTGCCGGCGCTGCTGCCGCTGGTGCAGGACGTGCTCACGAACCCTGCCTTCCCCGAGTCGGAGTTGCAGCAGCTCAAAACCCGCACCGTCCAAAACGTGCGCGTCGAGCGCCAGAAAACCAGCTTTCTGGCTTCGGAGCGTTTCAATGAGCTGTTATTTGGGGAGGAAACGCCTTATGGCCGTGCCTTCGACGCCGAATCGTATCAGGCCCTGACGGCTGATGAAGCGCGGGCGTTTCACCAGAATACTTACGTGGGCGCCAACGTCGAAATCTTTCTGTGCGGCGACGTGGCCGCAGAGCAAAATATTGTCGCGGAGACTTTTCAGCAACTACCGACCGGTACGGCTTCGGCTGCTGCTTTGGCTACGGAGGCCACTTTTGCACCAGCAGAAACCAACCGGGTGCCGGTAGCAGGCAGCCTGCAGGCTTCTATCCGGATGGGCCGGCTGTGGCCCAGCCCCACGCACCCCGATACCCACCGGCTGAAGCTGCTGGCGAACGTGCTGGGCGGCTATTTCGGCTCGCGCCTGATGCGCAACATTCGCGAAGACAAGGGTCTGACTTATGGCATCTACGCCAGCGTAGCTCCGCGCGAGGCGGCCTCGTCGTTGGTCATCGGCACCGATGTGAAAGGCGAAAGCGCCGACTTTGCGGTCAGCGAAATTGAGATGGAGCTGCGCCGCTTGCAGGAAGAACTGATTCCGGCCGAAGAGCTGGAGACGGTGAAAAACTACATGCTGGGCAAGTTTGCCAATGAGCTGTCCACGGTATTTGAGCAGTGCGACAAGTACAAGAACCTGGTGTTCCTGGGGCTGCCGGCCGATTACTACACTGAGTTTGTGAGCCAGACCGAAGCTGCTGATGCCGAGTCGCTGCAGGCCCTGGCGCAGCAATACCTGGCACCCGAAGACCTGCAAACGGTGGTAGCCGGACCTAGGAATTAAGCTAAGAGTTAAGCATAGTGCATAGAAAAGGCCCGTCTGTTGAATCAGGCGGGCCTTTTCTATGCACTATGCTGCAGGTGTTTGAATGGCCGGCGGCGTGGGGTTGTACTCGGGGGTGGCGGTGCGGTGCTCGGCGCTTTTCTTGCCCTTGTCGTCCTTCACGTCTCGGCGGCTGAAGGGCCGGATGATAAGGCGCAGGGCTTGGTCGGTGCTGAAGTAGCTGAAGGCCCAGTCGATAAACGCCACCACCTTGTTGCGGAAGCCTACCAGTGTCATCAAGTGCACAAAAAGCCAGGTGGCCCAGCCGAAGAAGCCATTGAAATGTAAATTCTTAGGCAGGTCGACCACGGCCTTGTTGCGGCTCACAATGGCCATCGAGCCCTTGTTGTTATACACAAAATCTTTGGGCGTTTCGCCGTGCAGGATGCGCTGTAAATTCTCGGCCAGGTGGTCGGCGTGCTGCTGGGCCACGGGGGCCAGCATGGGCAGGCCGCGGGGCATGTCCTCGGTCACCATGTTGGCCACGTCGCCAATGGCGAAGACATTGGCCAGGCCCGGCACCTGGTTCCACAGGTTCACGTTGATGCGCTTGTTGCGGGTCACCACTTCTGCGGGTAGGCCGGGGACTTCGGCGCCGTTCACGCCGGCGGCCCACACCAGGTTTTCGGTTGGAATGTATTCGTTGTCGGTGTAATAAGCCCGGCAGTTCTCAAAGTTTTTGATGGACGTATTCAGCATCACCTTCACGCCCAGTTCGTCGAGGTAGCGCTTGGCGTCGGCTTGCGAAGCCGGCGACATGGGCCCGAGCAGCGCCGGCCCGGCCTCCACCAGAAAAATCTGCATGTTGCGCAGGTCCAGCTCCGGGTAGTCTTTGGGCAGCACGTGCTTGCGCATCTCGGCCAGCGAGCCGCTGATTTCCACGCCCGTAGGCCCGCCACCTACCACCACAATATTGAGCAGGGCCTGCCGCTCCTCGGGGTTTTCGGTGAGCAAGGCCTTCTCGAAATTCTGAAAGATGAAGCTGCGCAGGTTCAAGGCATTGGGTATGCTCTTGATTTGCATAGCGTTGCGCTCGATGCTCTCCAGCCCAAAGAAGTTGGTGAGCGAGCCCGTGGCCAGCACTAGGTAGTCGTAGCGAATATCGCCCACGCTGGTGACGACGGTGTTGGTGGCGGGCTCCACGCTGTGCACATCGGCCATGCGGTAGAAAAAGTTTTTCTGGCCCGCGAAAATTTTCCGAATAGGGTAGGCGATGCTGTCGGCCTCCAGCGCACCCGTAGCTACCTGGTAGAGCAGCGGCTGGAAGTTGTGGTAGTTGTTGCGGTCGATGACGACCACTTGGACCGGCGCTTTGCGCAGCGCCTTGGCCAGGCGCAGGCCTCCAAAGCCGCAGCCGATGATGACCACGCGGGGGTGCGCCGAGGCGGGAAGATTCGTATCCATGAGCTAGGAATAAAGCAGCGTGCAAACCATTGCTTTACCCCAAAAGCGGAGCATAAGTTGCCCCAAAATGCCCGCAACGGGCTACCGACGAGCTATTAGTCGTCGTTGTATTTCTTTTTAAACTCGCCGTTTTTCACCTGCTTCACCAGCTTCAGCCAGCTGAAGGGGTTGATGAGCGGGTTGTTGGCGTACACGCTGGGCCCAAAGCCGGCGCGCACGTCCTGGTTGTACTGCTGGTTTTGCATCGTCTGCCGGAAGTTGGCCACCGCGCCCATGGGCTGCGTCCGGAAAATGCGGTTCATTAGCTCCTCGTTGAGGTTGTCGGCGGCGGCGCTGCCTTTCTCGGTGGGCAGGCGCAGGGCCAGGAAGGCTTTCTTGAAGTCGCGCTCGGTGGTATAGGGAAACACGCGCACTTCGGGCAGCACGGTGGCGTCCTCAATCAACTGCACCACCACGGAGTAGCTCTGGCGCTGGTAGTCGGGCGGGATGATGATGGTTTGGTTGGCGTAGCCCAGCGAGCGGATGACGATGCTGTCGCCGGCGAGCACGGCCATGGAGAAGTAGCCGTAGGCGTTGGACGAGGTGCCGCGTCCGGCCCGGGGCACGTAGATGCTGGCGCCGGGCACGCCCAGCAGGCTGTCGCCGCTGGCCACGATGCCGGAAAACTGCACGATTTTGCGCTTGCCCTGCGCGTGCGCCGACGGGGCCGCCAGCAGCAGCGTGCCCAGCAGGGCCACGGCAAAGAAGAGGGAAAAGCGACGAAAGCGCAAGAAATCAGGCATGTTCGGAAGTCAAGTAAACAAATATACGGCTTTGGGGCCAGGGCCGATGGTACCTTTGGGCGCAAGCACCCGAGGCGGCCGTTCCTCATCACCAGACAGCAGATGCGCTTGAAACATTTCACGGTTGCTTTTGGTCAGCAACTTTTTAAATCGTTGGGCGACGAAAGCCGCGTCCGCATCCTGCATTTGCTATGGCGCAACAAGGAAATGGTAGTGGCCGATTTGGAGCAGGTGCTTGATTTCACCCAGACCAAAACCAGTCGGCAATTATCGTACTTGAAGAATGCAGGTTTGGTGAACGTGCGCCGGCTCGATAACTGGATGTACTATTTCCTCAAAGAAGAGGCGGCCGAGTTGTTGCAAGAGTTGCTTGGCTACATGGAAAAAGACCCGCAGCTGCTGCGCGACCAGCAGACATACCAAACCCTGTGGTCGAACCGCGAGCTGGCCGCGTATAAGCTGCAAAACCGGCACTGGCACGGGCTATGAAAGGCAAAAAGGTAAGAGGGTATGAGGGCAAATACTGCATCTAATGCTCTGTTTGTCAATCATGTGTTCTGTTAATTCCTGCCCCTGCACCCTCCCACCCCCATTCCCTAATACCATGAGCACCTCCCGCCGCTTCTTCGTGTGCACCAGGCAAAAATCCGAAGTAGGGGAGGACGTAGCCAAAGCTCTTAAAAAAGAGCTCAAGCACCAAGGGCTGAAAAAGCAAGTAGTTGACGGCCACAAGCAGCGCACTCAGGTGCAAACCTGCGACTGCCTCGACCTGTGCCGCGACTGCAAAAAAGGCCCCGGCGCGGCCCTTATCGTGTATCCCGAAGGCACGGTGTACGGCAACGTGCGCCCCGCCGATGCCGCCGAACTGGTGGCCGAGCACGTGGGCCGGGGCAAGGCCCTGAAGCGGCTGCGAATAGAAGAATAAGCTCATCATTGGGGGCGCCTCCAACCGTAGCGCGCTGTAATCCGTTGATAGGGCAATTCATCCGTTACTCATTCGCCGCTCCCATGCGCTTTTCTCTCGCAGCCCTGCTTCTGACCGGGCTGGCTTTCTCCGCTGCCGCCCAGCCGGCGGCCCCTTCCGATACCGCTTCTCTTGATACTGCCCTCCGCACCGGGCTGGCGCCGCTGGGCACCCGCACCGGGCTGGCGCCGCTGGCCACCCGCGCCGCGGCGCAGGCCCAGGGCACCAAGTCGTTTGGCCAGCTGGGCAGCAGCGGCCGTCTGAGCTTGCTGCCCATTCCGGTGCTGTTCTACCAAGCCGAAACGGGCTTCGGCTACGGCCTGGGCGCGCTGCTTAGCGGCCGCTTCTCGGCCGATACCCTCACGCGCCCGTCTAACGCCCGCGTGCAGTACTGGACCACCCAAAAGGGCCAGTCGCTGCTGCAGCTGGTGCACTCCGTGTACACGCCCGGCGAGAAATTCTATCTCAACGGCGAAATCAGCGCCTACGACATTTTGCTGTATTACTACGGCAAGGGACCGAACTCGCTCAGCGCCGATGAGTCGGAAACCAATTACAATCTGTTCATCATCAACCAGCGCCTGCAGAAGCAGATTGCGCCCAAGCTGTTCTTCGGTGCGCAGTACCGCTACACGGCCATCTCGAAGCTCAATATCCCGGGCCGCAACCTGGATAACACCGCCTCCAATATATTCAATACCGAGCCGCGCATGACCGAGCGCGAACGCCAGAACACCCGCGTGTCGGGCCTCGGCCCGGTTATTTCCTACGACACGCGCGACGTGCCCCTGGCCGCCTTCAAAGGCAACCTGCTCGACTTCGGCGCTACCTTCAATGGCACGGGCCTGGGCTCCGACTACCGGTTCGTGCGCTACCAGCTCGATGCCCGCCACTTCCAGCCCCTGGGCTCCAACCGCACCATTCTGGCGGCGCAGTTCCTCGGGCAGTTCCACACCGGCGACGTGCCCTTCCGCGAGCTGGCCGGCCTGGGTGCCAACCTCGGCGGCACGCTCTACAACAACGCCAACCTGCTGCGCGGCATCTACGAGCAGCGCTTCCGCGACCGGCAGATGATTATGTTTCAGGCCGAAATCCGACACAAGCTGTTTCCCAACGGCGGCGCCGTGCTAAGCCGGTTCGACGGGGCCATTTTTGGCGGCGTCGGCAACGTGAACAACTACATCGACAAGTTTGCTCTGAACGACACGAAGTACGCCGGTGGCGCCGGCATTCGCTTCAACTTCATCCGGCGCGACCGGGTGAACCTGCGCCTTGACTACGCCGGCGGCACGGGCAGCTCGCCGGGCATTTTGTTTGCTATTGGCGAAGCATTCTAATGCGCCTGAATCGACTGTTATCAAGCCCCTGCTTCCTTGGAAGCAGGGGCTTTTTTTGGTGTTTATACTTAACTTTTTAAGCATTAATACTTAAAAATTGTGGGCTGTCCTAGGATGTCGTATGGTTGAGTTTTGCCGATGAAAAAATGTGCATGGTTAAGCGCTGCATATTGAGGCAGTTAAGTTTCTAAAAAAGAATGCTGAAGTTAGGGAGTAGCTGAACTGTTGACGAGGGCTGCTAAGCTGGGCCCTATCCTTCTGATGAAAGTGGGCGTACACCCGCCCGATGAACCACGCTACGCCCGCCCGTTTCCTCGCGTCCGACGAGGGCGCTTTTACTATCCTTTCCCAAGCCACGGAATGGCTGTTTCCGGTGCCGAAGCGTGACCGCAGCGCCCGTCTGCTGCACCAGCAGCTGCCGTTGCCGCACCCCGGGCTGCGCATGAGCGTCATCATCCCGGCCAAGGACGAAGTGGCCAACCTGCCGGCCACGCTTGCCGCCCTGGCCGCGCAGGTTGATTTGCAGGGCCAGCCCTTGCCGGCGGGCAGCTTCGAGGTGATTGTGCTGGCCAACAACTGCACCGACCACACCGCCGACCTGGTGCGGGAGCAGGCCGGCCGCTTTCCGCACCTGGCGCTGCACGTGGCCGAGCTGTGCCTGCCCGCTGCCCAGGCCCACGTGGGCCGGGCCCGCCGCCTGCTCATGGACGAAGCCTGCGCCCGCCTGGAGCTGCTGGGCCGGCGCCACGGCATCATCGCCAGCACCGACGCCGACACCCGCGTGGCGCCCACCTGGCTCGCCGCCATCGAGGCCGAAATAACGGCGGGTGCCGATGCCGTGGGCGGGCGCATTTTCACCGAAATGCGCGGCCGGGCCCTGCAGCGGCTCCGCCGCATCCAGACGGCCGATGCGGCCTACCGCTTGCTCTGCGCCCGCCTCGAAGGCCTGCTCGACCCTGCGCCCGCCGACCCGTGGCCGCGGCACCACCAGCATTTTGGCGCCAGCCTGGCCCTCACCGCCCAGGCCTACCGGCAAGTGGGCGGCCTGCCCGAGGTACGTTTCCTGGAAGATGAGGCCCTGTGCCAGGCGCTACGGCAGCACGATTTGAAGCTGCGCCACAGCCCTGCCGTGCAGGTGCTTACCTCGGCCCGGCGGCAGGGCAGGGTAGAAGTAGGCCTCTCGTGGCAGCTGCGCGAGTGGCTGCACATGAGCCGGCAGCAGCGCGAGCCGCAGGTCGAAAACCCTGTGCAGCTGGCCCGGCGCTGGCAGGTGCGCCGCCAGCTGCGCGCCTGCTGGAGCAACAGCCCCGGGGCGGAAACTGCGGCGCTGGTCACGCGCCTGGGCCTGCCCAAGGCGAAGCTCTTAAAACACTTGCGGCAGGCTCCATCATTTGGGAAGCTCTGGGATTGGGTGTTGGCGCACAGCCCCGCGCTGGCCGTGGCACCGGTGCCGCTGTCGCAAGCGCTGCTACTGCTGCCGCGGCT
Proteins encoded in this region:
- a CDS encoding (2Fe-2S) ferredoxin domain-containing protein is translated as MSTSRRFFVCTRQKSEVGEDVAKALKKELKHQGLKKQVVDGHKQRTQVQTCDCLDLCRDCKKGPGAALIVYPEGTVYGNVRPADAAELVAEHVGRGKALKRLRIEE
- the porV gene encoding type IX secretion system outer membrane channel protein PorV; translated protein: MQSLVSRSRMALVAGLLASAGTAHAQLDPHAITTAVPILTLSPDARASGMGEAGVATSPDANSAYFNPGKLGFQKYKYGASLSYSPWLRNITDDMSLSYLSGYGKVGQRSAFGASLMYFDLGNIDYRDGQNLPNGNFNPKEYALTVSYGLQLTDNFGVGASARYIRSNLIGAIGSSDAKPGQSVAVDLGAYYAKDVTIGSGLYNLAFGGTISNIGNKMTYSDPQNPSFLPTQLKLGTAITREIDQYNKITLAFDATKLLVPSPYYEDGVSRNDPRIKAINAERNNQAIIGALFSSFSDARGGFKEELREINLSTGLEYNYNDLLYARGGYFYEAPDKGDRQYLSLGLGVRYQVFGIDGTYLVPTGNNSQNNPLAQTIRVSLHFNLNKLAEAFDENGAGGTSGDAPSN
- a CDS encoding M16 family metallopeptidase, with amino-acid sequence MLDRTIAPPVQPLARVTLPAADVLPLPNGARLHVLANDAQPVVRLQAVFRAGKLAEPKPGLATLTARMLLEGTRTRTARQIADEVAFYGASLECDAGFDRATLTLYCLTRHLPALLPLVQDVLTNPAFPESELQQLKTRTVQNVRVERQKTSFLASERFNELLFGEETPYGRAFDAESYQALTADEARAFHQNTYVGANVEIFLCGDVAAEQNIVAETFQQLPTGTASAAALATEATFAPAETNRVPVAGSLQASIRMGRLWPSPTHPDTHRLKLLANVLGGYFGSRLMRNIREDKGLTYGIYASVAPREAASSLVIGTDVKGESADFAVSEIEMELRRLQEELIPAEELETVKNYMLGKFANELSTVFEQCDKYKNLVFLGLPADYYTEFVSQTEAADAESLQALAQQYLAPEDLQTVVAGPRN
- a CDS encoding BamA/TamA family outer membrane protein; translation: MRFSLAALLLTGLAFSAAAQPAAPSDTASLDTALRTGLAPLGTRTGLAPLATRAAAQAQGTKSFGQLGSSGRLSLLPIPVLFYQAETGFGYGLGALLSGRFSADTLTRPSNARVQYWTTQKGQSLLQLVHSVYTPGEKFYLNGEISAYDILLYYYGKGPNSLSADESETNYNLFIINQRLQKQIAPKLFFGAQYRYTAISKLNIPGRNLDNTASNIFNTEPRMTERERQNTRVSGLGPVISYDTRDVPLAAFKGNLLDFGATFNGTGLGSDYRFVRYQLDARHFQPLGSNRTILAAQFLGQFHTGDVPFRELAGLGANLGGTLYNNANLLRGIYEQRFRDRQMIMFQAEIRHKLFPNGGAVLSRFDGAIFGGVGNVNNYIDKFALNDTKYAGGAGIRFNFIRRDRVNLRLDYAGGTGSSPGILFAIGEAF
- a CDS encoding ArsR/SmtB family transcription factor, with protein sequence MRLKHFTVAFGQQLFKSLGDESRVRILHLLWRNKEMVVADLEQVLDFTQTKTSRQLSYLKNAGLVNVRRLDNWMYYFLKEEAAELLQELLGYMEKDPQLLRDQQTYQTLWSNRELAAYKLQNRHWHGL
- a CDS encoding NAD(P)/FAD-dependent oxidoreductase, which codes for MDTNLPASAHPRVVIIGCGFGGLRLAKALRKAPVQVVVIDRNNYHNFQPLLYQVATGALEADSIAYPIRKIFAGQKNFFYRMADVHSVEPATNTVVTSVGDIRYDYLVLATGSLTNFFGLESIERNAMQIKSIPNALNLRSFIFQNFEKALLTENPEERQALLNIVVVGGGPTGVEISGSLAEMRKHVLPKDYPELDLRNMQIFLVEAGPALLGPMSPASQADAKRYLDELGVKVMLNTSIKNFENCRAYYTDNEYIPTENLVWAAGVNGAEVPGLPAEVVTRNKRINVNLWNQVPGLANVFAIGDVANMVTEDMPRGLPMLAPVAQQHADHLAENLQRILHGETPKDFVYNNKGSMAIVSRNKAVVDLPKNLHFNGFFGWATWLFVHLMTLVGFRNKVVAFIDWAFSYFSTDQALRLIIRPFSRRDVKDDKGKKSAEHRTATPEYNPTPPAIQTPAA
- a CDS encoding carboxypeptidase-like regulatory domain-containing protein, which produces MPDFLRFRRFSLFFAVALLGTLLLAAPSAHAQGKRKIVQFSGIVASGDSLLGVPGASIYVPRAGRGTSSNAYGYFSMAVLAGDSIVIRSLGYANQTIIIPPDYQRQSYSVVVQLIEDATVLPEVRVFPYTTERDFKKAFLALRLPTEKGSAAADNLNEELMNRIFRTQPMGAVANFRQTMQNQQYNQDVRAGFGPSVYANNPLINPFSWLKLVKQVKNGEFKKKYNDD
- a CDS encoding glycosyltransferase, translating into MNHATPARFLASDEGAFTILSQATEWLFPVPKRDRSARLLHQQLPLPHPGLRMSVIIPAKDEVANLPATLAALAAQVDLQGQPLPAGSFEVIVLANNCTDHTADLVREQAGRFPHLALHVAELCLPAAQAHVGRARRLLMDEACARLELLGRRHGIIASTDADTRVAPTWLAAIEAEITAGADAVGGRIFTEMRGRALQRLRRIQTADAAYRLLCARLEGLLDPAPADPWPRHHQHFGASLALTAQAYRQVGGLPEVRFLEDEALCQALRQHDLKLRHSPAVQVLTSARRQGRVEVGLSWQLREWLHMSRQQREPQVENPVQLARRWQVRRQLRACWSNSPGAETAALVTRLGLPKAKLLKHLRQAPSFGKLWDWVLAHSPALAVAPVPLSQALLLLPRLIQSHVVAEGRALAA